Proteins from a genomic interval of Lolium perenne isolate Kyuss_39 chromosome 1, Kyuss_2.0, whole genome shotgun sequence:
- the LOC127326621 gene encoding uncharacterized protein, whose amino-acid sequence MAAMPGHAYLRILLLCLVLPFCLRRHAAAQQVDEQKVLLRIKAAWGSPPALASWSSNASSLCTGWTFVTCDGAGRVSSLALPNVAVSGPIPDAIGELTSLATLNLQNTTVTGGFPSFLYNLTALAYLDLSSNSLAGDLPADIGRLGKNLTHLALDNNFFTGAVPPTLSQLKNLTHLALNSNRLTGTVPTELGELTGLQTLKLELNNFSPGKLPDSFKNLTKLATVWLASSALTGEFPAYVTKMSEMVWLDLSNNSFTGSIPPAIWNLPKLQTLYLYSNYLAGDLVIDGAIGAAGLEQIDVSFNDLTGAIPEEFGNLTKLVHLNLNTNSFSGEIPTSLARLPSLVFLWLFQNNLTGSLPAELGLHSPVLRDIQVDDNDLSGPIPAGVCQNRGLWIISASNNSLNGSIPASLATCPALISLQLRDNQLSGEVPAALWTETKLMTLLLQNNGGLTGTLPQTLFWNLTKLYISNNRFSGALPAAGARLQRFYAGNNRFSGEIPSVLPAGMPLLQEFDLSANQLSGAIPDSVVSLRGLTQMNFSNNQLSGEIPAALGSMPVLTLLDLSSNQLSGSIPASLGNMRVNQLNLSSNRLTGEIPAALAISAYDGSFLGNPALCTAASSSENLAGVSSCAARTSDKVSPGLRAGLLAAGAALLVAIVALAFFVIRDAKRRKRLAPAVEAWKLTAFQALDFGETAVLRGLADENLIGKGGSGRVYRVECPSRTGGGTATMVAVKRIWTGGKVEKNLEREFDSEVNVLGHVRHTNIVKLLCCLSRAETKLLVYEYMGNGSLDRWLHGHRWAAGSAGAVAKAPSSARRAPLDWPARVRVAVGAARGLSYMHHECSPPVVHRDVKCSNILLDAELNAKVADFGLARMLVQAAAGTTADTMSAVAGTFGYMAPECAYTRKANEKVDVYSFGVVLLELATGREAGNGGEHTSLAEWAWRHLQSGKPIADAADSSIGDAGRSNDFEVVFKLGVICTGAQPSTRPTMKDVLQILLRCEQAHRKTVDEKTVSSEYDAAPLLPMRGGSRRKKVSDDDDSKGSFDIV is encoded by the exons ATGGCGGCAATGCCAGGCCACGCCTACCTCCGCATCCTCCTGCTCTGCCTCGTCCTCCCATTCTGCCTCCGGCGCCACGCCGCTGCGCAGCAGGTCGACGAGCAGAAGGTCCTGCTCCGGATCAAGGCCGCGTGGGGCTCCCCGCCGGCGCTCGCGTCATGGTCCTCCAACGCCTCCTCACTCTGCACCGGCTGGACCTTCGTCACCTGCGACGGCGCCGGCCGGGTGAGCTCTCTCGCCCTCCCGAACGTCGCCGTCTCCGGCCCCATTCCCGACGCCATCGGCGAGCTCACGAGCCTCGCCACGCTCAACCTCCAAAACACCACCGTCACAGGCGGCTTCCCGTCCTTCCTCTACAACCTCACCGCCCTCGCCTACCTCGACCTCTCATCGAACAGCCTCGCGGGCGACCTGCCCGCCGACATCGGCCGCCTGGGCAAGAACCTCACGCACCTCGCCCTCGACAACAACTTCTTCACCGGCGCAGTGCCGCCCACGCTCTCGCAACTCAAGAACCTGACGCACCTCGCCCTCAACAGCAACAGGCTCACCGGCACCGTCCCCACGGAGCTCGGCGAGCTGACGGGGCTCCAGACGCTCAAGCTCGAGCTGAATAACTTCAGTCCGGGCAAGCTGCCCGACTCGTTCAAGAACCTGACGAAGCTGGCCACCGTCTGGCTCGCCAGCTCCGCCCTCACCGGCGAGTTCCCTGCCTACGTCACCAAGATGTCCGAGATGGTCTGGCTCGACCTGTCCAACAACTCCTTCACCGGGAGCATCCCCCCGGCCATCTGGAACCTCCCCAAGCTGCAGACGTTGTACCtctactccaactacctcgccggcgacctcgtCATCGACGGCGCGATCGGGGCGGCGGGGCTGGAACAGATCGACGTGTCCTTCAACGACCTCACCGGTGCCATCCCGGAAGAGTTCGGTAATCTGACGAAGCTCGtgcatctgaacttgaacaccaaCAGCTTCTCCGGCGAGATACCGACCAGCCTCGCGCGGCTGCCGTCGCTGGTGTTCCTGTGGCTGTTCCAGAACAATCTCACCGGATCACTCCCGGCGGAGCTCGGGCTGCACTCTCCCGTGCTGAGGGACATCCAGGTCGACGACAACGACCTCTCCGGCCCGATACCGGCCGGCGTCTGCCAGAACCGTGGGCTGTGGATCATCTCCGCCTCCAACAACAGCCTCAACGGCTCCATCCCGGCGAGCCTTGCTACCTGCCCCGCGCTCATAAGCCTTCAGCTCCGGGACAACCAGCTCTCCGGCGAGGTGCCGGCCGCGCTGTGGACGGAGACCAAGCTCATGACTCTGCTTTTGCAGAACAATGGTGGGCTCACCGGGACCCTGCCCCAGACTCTGTTCTGGAACTTGACGAAGCTGTACATCTCCAACAACAGGTTCAGTGGGGCTCTCCCGGCGGCAGGAGCCCGGCTGCAGAGGTTCTACGCGGGGAACAACAGGTTCTCCGGAGAGATACCCTCGGTGCTTCCTGCCGGGATGCCTCTGCTGCAAGAGTTCGATCTGTCAGCGAACCAGCTGTCCGGCGCCATCCCGGACAGCGTCGTGTCGCTCCGTGGCCTGACGCAGATGAACTTCAGCAACAACCAGCTCAGCGGCGAGATACCGGCGGCGTTGGGGTCCATGCCGGTGCTCACCCTGCTCGACCTCTCGTCGAACCAGCTCTCCGGCAGCATCCCTGCGTCGCTGGGGAATATGAGGGTGAACCAGCTGAACCTCTCGTCAAACCGGCTCACCGGCGAGATACCGGCGGCGCTCGCCATCTCCGCGTATGACGGGAGCTTCCTGGGCAACCCCGCGCTCTGCACGGCCGCGTCATCATCAGAGAACCTCGCCGGCGTGAGCTCGTGCGCAGCCAGGACATCCGACAAGGTATCACCGGGCCTCCGCGCGGGCCTTCTCGCTGCCGGCGCCGCGCTTCTCGTCGCCATCGTCGCACTCGCCTTCTTCGTCATCCGCGACGCCAAGAGACGGAAGCGGCTCGCGCCGGCCGTGGAGGCTTGGAAGCTGACCGCTTTCCAGGCGCTGGACTTCGGGGAGACCGCCGTGCTGCGCGGGCTCGCCGACGAGAACCTGATCGGCAAAGGCGGGTCTGGGCGCGTGTACCGCGTGGAGTGCCCCAGCCGCACCggcggcggcaccgccaccaTGGTAGCCGTGAAGCGCATATGGACTGGCGGGAAGGTGGAGAAGAATCTGGAGCGTGAGTTCGACTCGGAGGTGAACGTCCTTGGTCACGTCCGGCACACCAACATCGTCAAGCTCCTCTGCTGCCTCTCCCGCGCCGAGACCAAGCTCCTCGTCTACGAGTACATGGGCAACGGTAGCCTGGACCGGTGGCTCCACGGCCACAGGTGGGCGGCTGGGAGCGCGGGGGCGGTGGCGAAGGCCCCGTCGTCTGCCCGGCGAGCGCCACTGGACTGGCCGGCGAGGGTGAGGGTGGCCGTGGGCGCGGCGCGGGGGCTGAGCTACATGCACCACGAGTGCTCCCCGCCGGTGGTGCACCGGGACGTCAAGTGCAGCAACATCCTGCTCGACGCGGAGCTCAACGCCAAGGTCGCCGACTTCGGGCTCGCCAGGATGCTCGTCCAGGCCGCTGCTGGCACGACGGCTGACACCATGTCCGCCGTCGCCGGAACTTTCGGCTATATGGCTCCTG AGTGTGCGTACACGAGGAAGGCGAACGAGAAGGTGGACGTGTACAGCTTCGGGGTGGTCCTGCTGGAGCTGGCCACCGGGAGGGAAGCCGGCAACGGCGGCGAGCATACCTCCCTCGCGGAATGGGCGTGGCGGCACCTGCAGTCGGGGAAACCCATCGCCGACGCGGCGGACAGCTCCATCGGGGACGCCGGGCGCAGCAACGACTTTGAGGTCGTGTTCAAGCTCGGCGTCATATGCACCGGCGCGCAGCCATCAACGCGGCCAACCATGAAGGATGTGCTGCAGATACTGCTCAGGTGCGAGCAGGCGCACCGGAAAACGGTCGACGAGAAGACGGTTTCTTCAGAATACGATGCCGCTCCGCTGCTGCCGATGCGAGGGGGCAGCCGCCGGAAAAAGGTttccgacgacgacgacagcaAGGGCAGCTTCGACATCGTCTGA